A section of the Allorhodopirellula heiligendammensis genome encodes:
- a CDS encoding transposase, whose protein sequence is MPRQARGEVLDPSEVQVVHCIQRCVRRAFLCGDDPLTGTSYEHRRGWIRDRLEFLASVFAIDCLTFSVMHNHIHLVLRSRADVAAAWSDEEVARRWLRLFPRRRNEDGSPAEPTKPELDMILNQPEVLSERRTRLSDISWWMRCTAENIARRSNAEDEVRGHFWEGRYRAQILLDESSLLVCAAYVDLNPIRAALAETPETSDYTGAKDRIDDLSERHDRSRPSTHDWERSRARRRSGWMSPIEIDERSDATGPVVEASGRRASSKGFLPVSMVRYLELLDWTGRQLRADKIGSIPAHLTPILQRIGLDTHGWCDVVRKFGRIFKRAAGTPESLASEACRRGQGWLCARDNPLALSSV, encoded by the coding sequence ATGCCTCGTCAAGCTCGTGGTGAAGTTTTAGACCCGTCCGAAGTGCAGGTGGTGCATTGCATTCAGAGATGCGTGCGACGTGCGTTTCTTTGCGGTGACGATCCGCTGACGGGGACCTCGTACGAACATCGGCGTGGCTGGATTCGTGATCGCCTGGAGTTCCTGGCTTCGGTCTTTGCGATCGATTGCTTGACTTTTTCGGTGATGCACAACCACATTCATCTGGTCCTACGCAGTCGGGCGGATGTGGCGGCAGCTTGGTCGGACGAAGAGGTGGCCCGGCGTTGGCTGCGATTATTCCCCCGGCGGCGAAACGAGGACGGTTCGCCTGCGGAGCCCACGAAGCCGGAGTTGGACATGATCCTCAACCAACCCGAAGTGTTGTCGGAACGTCGCACTCGACTGTCCGATATCAGCTGGTGGATGCGGTGCACCGCTGAGAACATTGCGCGGAGGAGCAATGCTGAAGACGAGGTTCGCGGGCACTTTTGGGAAGGTAGATACCGAGCGCAAATTTTGCTCGATGAATCCAGTTTGCTGGTGTGTGCGGCGTATGTGGACCTGAACCCGATTCGCGCGGCTTTGGCGGAGACTCCGGAGACCAGCGACTACACCGGAGCGAAGGATCGGATCGACGATTTGAGCGAGCGGCACGATCGGAGTCGGCCTAGCACCCACGATTGGGAGCGGAGTCGTGCTCGGCGTCGCAGTGGGTGGATGAGTCCAATCGAGATTGACGAACGATCTGACGCGACGGGACCGGTAGTCGAGGCGTCAGGGCGTCGAGCGAGCAGTAAAGGGTTCCTGCCGGTATCGATGGTGAGATACTTGGAGTTGCTTGATTGGACGGGCCGCCAATTGCGTGCTGATAAGATCGGCAGCATTCCAGCCCATCTGACTCCGATCTTGCAGCGAATCGGATTGGACACGCATGGCTGGTGCGATGTGGTGCGGAAGTTTGGGCGCATCTTTAAGCGTGCGGCCGGCACGCCTGAGAGTCTTGCGAGTGAAGCGTGCCGTCGCGGCCAGGGCTGGCTTTGTGCTCGAGATAATCCGCTGGCCCTTTCCTCGGTCTAA
- a CDS encoding DUF1207 domain-containing protein → MTATIVLADTPSTMAEGREYVNSELPSLLSEWVPTNDHMLDSTADTIGSLLDDSHASRMDVDAGDVVPLLTDGAQQVYIPAGSTSRSTSEQREWIVLPDGLLWHSYLAGPQEPRISALLLADEKGGYFWDATLGGRVGFLRYGTPGAKDPHGWQWDLEGAAITRLNLLEQTDVESVDYRFGTELTWAEGPWAMKAGYFHISSHVGDEYLVRNPTFERINYVTESLIWGISYKPTEPTRVYGEVAYAVHRSGGARPFQFQTGAEWTPPPNRPRGIAPFAAANLGFFEATEFHMQTTIQAGWGFQGPQSGRRLRFGLQYGDGPSNQFEFYTLSQEYLGWGIWFDY, encoded by the coding sequence GTGACAGCGACAATCGTGTTGGCGGATACCCCCTCAACCATGGCTGAAGGTCGTGAGTATGTCAACTCTGAGTTGCCATCGCTACTCAGTGAATGGGTTCCGACAAACGACCATATGCTTGATTCGACAGCGGACACGATTGGCTCGCTTCTCGACGACAGTCACGCGTCGCGCATGGACGTCGACGCGGGTGATGTCGTGCCGCTGCTAACCGATGGTGCTCAGCAAGTTTACATTCCTGCAGGGTCGACCTCGCGGTCCACCAGCGAACAGCGGGAGTGGATCGTCTTGCCGGATGGGTTACTGTGGCATTCGTATCTCGCGGGCCCCCAAGAGCCGCGTATTTCGGCGCTGCTGCTCGCCGATGAGAAGGGCGGTTACTTTTGGGATGCCACGCTCGGCGGACGCGTCGGTTTCTTGCGATACGGTACGCCCGGAGCGAAAGATCCACATGGCTGGCAGTGGGATCTCGAGGGGGCCGCGATCACACGGCTGAACCTGCTCGAACAGACTGATGTTGAATCCGTAGACTATCGTTTCGGAACGGAACTCACGTGGGCGGAAGGGCCGTGGGCAATGAAGGCTGGCTACTTCCATATCAGCTCACACGTTGGCGATGAATACCTCGTTCGAAATCCGACCTTTGAACGTATTAACTACGTGACTGAATCGTTGATCTGGGGGATCAGCTACAAGCCGACCGAGCCCACTCGAGTCTACGGGGAAGTGGCGTATGCCGTGCACCGTTCCGGTGGAGCTCGACCGTTCCAATTCCAAACCGGAGCGGAGTGGACACCACCACCGAACCGACCCCGAGGGATCGCCCCCTTTGCGGCCGCCAACCTCGGATTCTTCGAAGCCACCGAGTTCCATATGCAGACGACAATCCAAGCCGGTTGGGGATTTCAGGGGCCACAGTCAGGCCGACGACTGCGGTTCGGTCTGCAGTATGGGGACGGTCCCAGTAACCAGTTCGAGTTTTACACGCTGAGTCAGGAATACCTGGGCTGGGGCATTTGGTTCGACTACTAG
- a CDS encoding AAA family ATPase, whose amino-acid sequence MSGPDDESILRSIRLFREALEQTQHLYIEAGKLADGSYGWLAGTDADSSTDMAAQMDALHQGFVMKVFAETLPDPSVQTMQQRQLGRVLLEHLWNQPVMGTHLRESMDWLLQTARDLSWYDVVRPFLEVPSLRDSWGEVETMAARLATMIAVIDGNEDGADRDRIRKIQNELHDAEKMARSAQESVPAAWEQSAPTPPLAPSKGDHQADIDHARDAIAWLRGEAKRLREGSADPSGSDQDQSAQSMPMATSSRGGKTTTPAADQAKPDELTASPQETDERTPEERLADTRAKLDRLIGLDAVKNQIQTLANFLNMERKRVELGLPTMRPSLHMAFVGNPGTGKTTVARIIAEIYGALGVLEKGHLVETDRSGLVAEYAGQTGPKTNAKIDEALDGVLFIDEAYTLVDEDGQDQYGREAVQTLLKRMEDQRERLVVILAGYPREMTTMIRSNPGLSSRVGTTMHFDDYDPEALCRIYELIASKAKYELPGETRRRLLRGFTHLYVNRDRHFGNGRTSRNSFERSVRRLANRIAAAPEITRELLMTMLPGDIEVPGITDEQLAALVEPDGLIRVLCTHCEAPQVVDDEILGSDVACTACKEDFKVSWGSPVIDRQVPEQASPAAERQSIESIPESEG is encoded by the coding sequence ATGTCTGGCCCCGACGACGAATCCATCCTGCGTTCGATCCGTTTGTTCCGCGAAGCGCTTGAGCAAACGCAACATCTTTACATTGAAGCCGGTAAGCTCGCCGATGGTAGCTACGGATGGTTAGCTGGTACCGATGCCGACTCTTCGACCGACATGGCCGCGCAAATGGATGCCCTGCACCAGGGCTTCGTCATGAAGGTGTTCGCTGAGACGCTGCCGGATCCGAGTGTGCAGACGATGCAACAGCGACAGCTCGGACGCGTGCTGCTGGAGCACCTATGGAATCAGCCTGTGATGGGCACACACCTACGTGAATCAATGGATTGGCTGCTGCAGACGGCACGTGACTTGAGCTGGTACGACGTGGTAAGACCGTTTCTCGAAGTTCCGTCCTTGCGTGATTCCTGGGGCGAGGTGGAGACCATGGCGGCCCGCTTGGCGACGATGATCGCAGTGATTGACGGTAATGAAGATGGTGCCGACCGGGACCGGATACGGAAAATTCAGAATGAACTGCACGATGCGGAGAAGATGGCGAGATCAGCCCAGGAGTCCGTGCCAGCTGCATGGGAGCAGTCTGCTCCGACCCCCCCACTCGCTCCCAGTAAAGGCGATCACCAGGCCGATATCGACCACGCCCGCGACGCGATCGCTTGGCTGCGTGGTGAAGCCAAACGGCTGCGGGAGGGCAGTGCTGATCCATCTGGGTCCGACCAAGACCAATCAGCCCAGTCGATGCCAATGGCCACGTCTTCCCGTGGTGGAAAAACCACAACGCCAGCAGCCGACCAGGCGAAACCCGACGAGCTGACAGCGTCCCCCCAAGAAACCGACGAGCGGACCCCGGAAGAGCGACTCGCCGACACGCGAGCGAAACTCGATCGGTTAATAGGCCTCGATGCGGTCAAGAATCAAATTCAGACGCTGGCGAACTTTTTGAATATGGAACGCAAACGCGTCGAGCTGGGGTTGCCGACGATGCGTCCAAGTTTGCACATGGCGTTTGTGGGTAATCCGGGCACGGGCAAAACCACCGTCGCGAGAATCATTGCCGAGATTTACGGTGCACTCGGTGTGCTCGAGAAAGGGCACCTTGTCGAGACAGATCGCAGCGGGCTGGTGGCGGAGTACGCCGGACAGACCGGCCCAAAGACTAACGCGAAGATTGATGAAGCACTCGATGGGGTCTTGTTCATCGACGAAGCCTACACGTTGGTCGACGAAGATGGTCAGGATCAGTACGGGCGTGAAGCGGTGCAGACATTGCTTAAACGGATGGAAGATCAACGCGAACGTCTCGTTGTGATCCTAGCGGGATACCCACGCGAGATGACGACGATGATCCGCAGTAATCCAGGACTGAGTTCGCGAGTCGGTACGACGATGCATTTTGACGACTACGATCCCGAAGCCTTGTGTCGCATTTACGAATTGATCGCATCGAAAGCCAAATATGAATTGCCTGGCGAAACGCGGCGCCGCCTGCTGCGTGGATTCACACACTTGTACGTCAATCGTGACCGCCACTTTGGCAATGGGCGGACATCGCGTAATTCGTTTGAGCGGAGCGTCCGTCGACTGGCCAACCGGATCGCAGCGGCTCCTGAGATCACCCGAGAACTACTGATGACCATGCTGCCCGGCGACATCGAAGTGCCCGGCATTACCGACGAGCAACTGGCGGCCCTAGTGGAGCCGGATGGTCTGATCCGGGTGCTCTGCACGCACTGCGAGGCGCCGCAGGTCGTCGACGACGAAATTCTCGGCAGCGACGTAGCGTGCACGGCATGTAAAGAGGATTTCAAGGTGAGTTGGGGCAGCCCTGTTATCGACCGCCAAGTTCCCGAGCAGGCGTCGCCAGCAGCGGAGCGGCAGTCGATTGAGTCCATTCCAGAATCGGAAGGTTGA
- a CDS encoding thiolase family protein, whose protein sequence is MTMSKTTMAFTPVAIIDGIRTPFAKAFGRLANVSAVELGRLTVEQSLLRCGLAPEAIDQVIFGNVSSPPDAANIARVIALKAGVPQSRIAHTVNRNCASGMQSLVAGCNAIHYEGASAVVAGGTESMSQIPLLVSPDAARVWTRLSRAKTVMARLKVLKDFRPRHFQPIAGIELGLTDPVSGMNMGETAELLATEYNVSREEQDTFAAASHIKAAQTQERCFFSGEITTVSLPDGGRCDQDDGIRSGQTADKLAKLRPIFARDGTVTAGNSCQITDGAAALVLSSESGLERFARPPLGRLTAYAIAGCDPRRMGLGPVYAVAKLFRQTGLSFADFDLIEINEAFAAQVIACERAMASKSFAQQELGQDCAVGELPMDRVNVHGGAIALGHPVGTTGTRMVLTLLRALHDQGKHRGLATLCVGGGQGMAIVVETP, encoded by the coding sequence ATGACGATGTCAAAAACGACTATGGCGTTTACCCCTGTCGCGATTATCGACGGCATTCGCACTCCATTCGCCAAGGCGTTCGGTAGACTCGCGAACGTCTCGGCGGTGGAATTAGGGCGTCTGACGGTTGAACAGTCACTGCTGCGCTGTGGGCTGGCTCCTGAAGCGATCGACCAGGTCATTTTCGGGAACGTGTCTTCACCACCGGATGCGGCGAACATCGCGCGGGTGATCGCGTTGAAGGCCGGGGTGCCGCAATCTCGCATCGCCCACACGGTCAACCGCAACTGTGCATCGGGGATGCAGTCCCTCGTCGCGGGTTGCAATGCCATCCATTACGAGGGCGCCTCCGCTGTCGTCGCAGGCGGCACGGAATCGATGTCGCAGATCCCGCTGCTAGTCAGCCCCGACGCCGCCCGTGTGTGGACACGCTTGTCGCGTGCGAAAACCGTGATGGCCCGATTGAAGGTGCTCAAAGACTTTCGCCCCCGTCACTTCCAACCCATCGCGGGTATCGAGCTAGGTCTAACCGATCCTGTCAGTGGCATGAACATGGGCGAAACCGCCGAACTACTGGCCACCGAATACAATGTCTCCCGCGAGGAGCAAGACACATTTGCTGCAGCAAGCCATATCAAAGCCGCGCAGACCCAAGAGCGTTGTTTCTTTTCAGGTGAAATCACAACGGTGTCTCTGCCTGATGGGGGCCGATGCGATCAGGATGATGGCATTCGGTCAGGGCAAACCGCCGACAAACTCGCAAAGTTGCGGCCGATCTTTGCCCGCGACGGTACCGTCACGGCTGGCAATAGTTGCCAGATTACCGATGGAGCGGCAGCCCTGGTGCTGTCGTCCGAGTCCGGTCTGGAACGTTTCGCTCGTCCCCCGCTCGGTCGCCTGACAGCATATGCGATCGCAGGCTGCGATCCCCGACGGATGGGACTGGGACCGGTATATGCCGTGGCCAAACTGTTTCGGCAAACGGGACTGTCATTCGCCGATTTTGACTTGATCGAGATCAACGAAGCCTTTGCTGCGCAAGTGATCGCCTGCGAGCGAGCGATGGCGTCCAAGTCATTTGCTCAACAGGAACTCGGCCAGGACTGCGCGGTGGGTGAATTGCCGATGGACCGGGTCAACGTTCATGGCGGGGCGATCGCACTGGGCCATCCCGTGGGCACCACGGGCACCCGCATGGTACTGACTTTGCTCCGCGCTCTTCATGATCAGGGCAAACACCGAGGACTTGCCACGCTCTGCGTTGGTGGTGGCCAGGGAATGGCAATCGTTGTGGAAACGCCGTGA
- a CDS encoding esterase/lipase family protein translates to MAAMVWVCTSTGCVTARYLQDRPIRANALESSLQLLGRKGPEISSRTQHTLRRYGLSDTYQMDSNGCIGKLRTLNRQNLDPELTYAVAELAYVEGKIAERSGETSTAMNHYGIALTTSYRYLFGQQLSDVRNEYDPQFRAVCDLYNESLEDLLRVLCAENQLRPGHTYTIQTADRKFIIRTEMRGGWQPDEFDRYEFVSDFDIKTLRNRHTTFGLGVPLIAVRKPRGGEDTREDYYPEGLSYAVTALLRCSTEGDIGPGYAGSGDLLPDAQSSVRLASHHVPQITPVSDDPNETPVCVLEFFDPLRANQIKLGGDWVPLETDLTTPLAYFLDSPEYRKRDRATEGLLDPDDAQQKRGLYMLEPYDPNRIPVLMVHGLWSSPLTWMDMFNDLRSFPEVRERYQFWFYLYPSGQPFWLSATQLRSDLFAMRQTFDPTGRDRAVDNMVLVGHSMGGLVSRMQTIDSGDDFWNLVSNQPKEKLRGPPQDVNKLVSALEFRPNQSISRVITIGTPHRGSDLANSATRWLAGKIIKLPKMALSTSTRLIRANPNFFRDTRLLTEANAVDSLAPDSPIFPVLLRAKTSPEIRYHNIIGVLHDPPMLAGRNYKGDGVVEYASAKMEDVKSELVVDATHTSLHMTGKSIFEVRRILLEHLEEVDSEDRLAWAAPNRTPLVADGAAGLISDPRFRYEKSSAFQVSEAVRDEPALR, encoded by the coding sequence ATGGCAGCGATGGTGTGGGTCTGCACTTCGACAGGCTGCGTCACAGCGCGATATCTGCAAGACCGGCCCATCCGTGCCAATGCGCTCGAAAGTTCTTTGCAGCTGTTGGGGCGGAAAGGCCCCGAAATCAGCAGTCGCACCCAACACACGTTGCGTCGCTATGGGCTCAGCGACACCTATCAAATGGATAGCAATGGTTGCATCGGCAAGCTGCGGACGCTCAATCGCCAGAACCTCGATCCTGAATTGACCTATGCCGTCGCTGAACTGGCCTATGTCGAAGGTAAAATCGCTGAGCGCAGTGGCGAAACCAGCACAGCGATGAATCACTACGGTATTGCGCTGACGACTAGTTATCGATATCTGTTTGGTCAACAGTTATCCGACGTCCGCAACGAATACGACCCTCAGTTCCGCGCGGTTTGTGATTTATACAACGAATCGCTCGAAGATTTGCTGCGGGTGCTGTGCGCAGAGAATCAACTGCGTCCGGGGCATACCTACACGATCCAGACGGCAGACCGCAAATTCATCATTCGCACTGAGATGCGTGGGGGCTGGCAGCCCGATGAATTTGATCGCTATGAGTTCGTCAGCGACTTCGATATTAAAACGCTTCGCAATCGCCACACGACGTTCGGGCTCGGCGTGCCACTGATTGCCGTGCGGAAACCTCGTGGAGGTGAGGATACGCGAGAGGACTATTACCCCGAGGGGCTCAGTTATGCGGTGACGGCGCTGTTGCGTTGTTCGACCGAAGGTGATATCGGTCCGGGCTACGCGGGGTCGGGAGACCTGTTACCGGACGCACAATCCAGTGTTCGTTTGGCCAGTCATCATGTCCCTCAGATCACGCCGGTGTCGGACGACCCCAACGAGACCCCTGTCTGTGTGCTCGAATTCTTTGATCCCTTACGGGCCAATCAAATCAAACTCGGCGGCGACTGGGTACCGTTGGAAACAGACTTAACGACGCCGCTAGCCTATTTTCTCGACAGCCCGGAATACCGCAAACGCGACCGCGCCACCGAGGGATTACTCGATCCCGACGATGCCCAGCAGAAGCGTGGCTTGTACATGCTCGAACCGTACGATCCCAACCGCATTCCAGTACTGATGGTCCATGGGCTGTGGTCGAGCCCCCTAACATGGATGGACATGTTCAACGATTTGCGGAGTTTCCCCGAGGTCCGTGAACGTTATCAATTTTGGTTTTATCTCTACCCCTCCGGACAACCGTTCTGGTTAAGCGCCACGCAGTTACGGAGTGACCTCTTCGCGATGCGACAGACGTTCGATCCAACCGGACGGGACCGTGCTGTCGACAACATGGTGTTAGTCGGACACAGCATGGGAGGTCTGGTTTCGCGGATGCAAACGATCGACAGTGGTGATGATTTCTGGAATCTTGTCAGCAATCAACCTAAAGAGAAACTGCGCGGACCGCCGCAAGACGTGAATAAGCTCGTCAGTGCGTTGGAGTTTCGCCCCAATCAATCGATCAGTCGGGTGATCACCATCGGAACCCCGCATCGGGGCAGCGATCTAGCCAATAGCGCGACGCGGTGGTTGGCAGGCAAGATCATCAAACTGCCGAAGATGGCACTCTCGACGAGCACACGTCTGATTCGGGCCAATCCGAACTTTTTCCGCGACACGAGGCTGCTTACCGAAGCCAATGCGGTGGACTCACTCGCACCCGATTCGCCTATTTTCCCGGTGTTGTTACGTGCGAAAACATCGCCGGAGATTCGCTACCACAACATCATTGGAGTGCTTCACGATCCACCGATGCTGGCCGGTCGCAACTACAAAGGTGACGGAGTGGTTGAATACGCCAGCGCTAAAATGGAGGACGTGAAGAGTGAACTGGTCGTTGATGCCACTCACACGAGCCTCCACATGACTGGAAAGTCGATCTTTGAAGTACGGCGAATTCTCTTGGAACATCTCGAAGAGGTCGACTCAGAAGATCGCTTGGCCTGGGCGGCACCCAACCGCACACCGCTGGTGGCCGACGGCGCCGCTGGGCTGATTTCAGACCCGCGATTCCGATATGAGAAATCGTCCGCGTTCCAGGTCAGCGAAGCTGTTCGCGATGAACCTGCGTTGCGATAG
- a CDS encoding Gfo/Idh/MocA family protein: MMTIRWGLIGVGDIANKRVAAAIQADPLSDLVAVCRRSEAQLHDFADQFSVPGRFTNADDLLAIEDLDAVYIATPVDCHLPQTIAAAAAGKHVLVEKPMALDPDQCDQMIAACDQANVQLGVAYYRRFYPVVQRIKQLLDAGKLGRILSIACVTGNPNRFPADDWRVICARGGGGPLMDIGSHRIDVFLQLMGDIDAVQSSMMDAPDFEAEQVATVMLGFQNGAHGVLQCFFGTINSPDRLEIIGTDGRITVEDLNQGDLTLFTADGVTVESHPPASNLHRPLIEEFSQAVSENRSPAISGRTGRKTNEIMQRAYEHDRSRRAGA, encoded by the coding sequence ATGATGACTATTCGGTGGGGACTGATCGGGGTCGGCGACATTGCCAACAAACGGGTGGCGGCGGCCATCCAAGCGGACCCGCTTTCGGATCTGGTGGCGGTTTGCCGGCGCAGCGAAGCGCAGTTGCATGATTTTGCGGATCAGTTCTCGGTGCCCGGCCGTTTCACGAACGCCGATGATCTATTGGCGATCGAAGACCTCGATGCTGTTTACATCGCCACCCCTGTCGATTGTCATCTACCGCAGACCATTGCTGCCGCCGCCGCTGGCAAACATGTCCTCGTTGAAAAACCAATGGCGCTCGATCCGGATCAATGCGATCAAATGATTGCCGCTTGCGATCAGGCGAACGTCCAACTCGGTGTAGCGTACTACCGCCGATTTTACCCGGTCGTGCAGCGAATTAAGCAATTACTCGATGCTGGTAAATTGGGGCGCATCCTGTCGATTGCCTGTGTGACTGGAAATCCTAATCGATTTCCTGCCGATGATTGGCGTGTGATCTGCGCCCGCGGTGGTGGTGGCCCACTGATGGATATCGGGAGCCACCGCATCGACGTGTTTCTGCAGCTGATGGGTGACATCGACGCCGTCCAGTCCAGCATGATGGACGCTCCCGATTTCGAAGCCGAGCAGGTTGCCACCGTGATGCTTGGGTTTCAAAACGGAGCTCATGGTGTACTGCAGTGCTTTTTCGGTACCATCAATTCGCCCGATCGACTTGAGATCATTGGTACCGATGGCCGCATTACCGTAGAAGACCTCAATCAAGGCGACCTGACGTTGTTCACCGCCGACGGAGTTACAGTCGAGTCACACCCACCGGCGAGTAACCTGCATCGCCCCCTGATCGAGGAGTTTTCGCAAGCGGTGTCGGAAAACCGCAGCCCGGCAATTTCGGGGCGGACCGGCAGGAAAACGAATGAGATTATGCAGCGAGCCTACGAGCACGATCGTTCTCGTCGAGCGGGCGCGTGA
- a CDS encoding AMP-binding protein, with product MGDVLPVPHALVPGSNTDDSVDVRDVFAARLPAAILGRQPAQPAAIERYEGLPAFGLVRHAADVIPHRVAVIYGERSWTYEELNYDIVRCAAMFQAYGIGPGDRVAVLLPNVPEFIVTANAVWRAGGVTVALSPLMAAEEIDKLVDQTGCKVIVTLDMLAHLLAPCQAKLDHTFYVSIREHLPAFKQIGYLWMRQQRLGMWSLPADHAHHWLREEIANTQREWKPVPINPHTDPAYILPTGGTTGVPKAVTLSHENMVANAWQQLMWTRRRFAEDTMLAVLPFFHSYGMSAMVMGGAAMGATLVLHHRFNVRQVISLMVQHRPTVLHAVPAMLAAMNERLDDYPADLKSVNWVISGGAPLDADIAETFASHCGGLVVEGFGLSEASPVTHVGDLYAEPCYGTIGFPLPETQCRIVDEHGGLDDLGCGVVGEMVVRGPQVMLGYWRDAERTQAAIEDGWLRTGDLASRDRSGRYTIVGRKKDLIITSGFNVYPVEVEAVLQTADGVAEAAVVGQPDELRGEVVKAIVVLKPGATWDENVLREHCKMHLSKHKQPRVYEQCQGELPKNFLGKVIRRKLRESESENLPGASS from the coding sequence ATGGGTGATGTCCTCCCCGTACCGCATGCCCTTGTCCCTGGGTCAAACACGGACGATTCAGTAGACGTTCGCGATGTGTTCGCGGCACGGTTGCCCGCCGCCATCCTAGGCCGACAGCCTGCTCAGCCGGCGGCGATCGAGCGTTACGAGGGCCTGCCAGCATTTGGCTTGGTACGGCACGCTGCCGACGTGATTCCGCACCGTGTTGCCGTGATCTATGGCGAGCGGAGTTGGACCTATGAGGAACTCAACTATGACATCGTACGCTGCGCTGCGATGTTCCAGGCCTACGGTATCGGACCTGGTGATCGCGTCGCTGTGTTGCTGCCCAACGTGCCTGAATTCATCGTCACGGCGAACGCGGTTTGGCGGGCAGGCGGCGTGACGGTAGCGCTGAGTCCATTGATGGCTGCGGAGGAGATTGACAAACTCGTCGATCAAACTGGGTGCAAGGTGATCGTAACGCTGGACATGCTCGCCCATTTGCTCGCCCCCTGCCAAGCCAAACTAGATCACACATTTTATGTATCCATTCGTGAACATTTGCCTGCCTTCAAACAGATCGGCTACTTGTGGATGCGTCAACAGCGACTGGGGATGTGGTCGTTGCCTGCCGACCATGCTCATCATTGGCTGCGAGAAGAGATTGCGAACACGCAGCGGGAGTGGAAACCAGTACCAATCAATCCGCATACCGATCCCGCATACATTTTGCCGACCGGTGGCACCACGGGTGTTCCCAAGGCCGTCACGCTTAGCCACGAAAACATGGTAGCGAATGCTTGGCAGCAATTGATGTGGACTCGGCGAAGGTTTGCCGAGGACACCATGCTGGCGGTATTGCCGTTTTTCCACAGCTATGGGATGTCGGCGATGGTAATGGGTGGTGCGGCCATGGGGGCCACGCTGGTACTGCACCATCGCTTCAACGTCCGTCAAGTCATCTCGCTGATGGTCCAGCATCGCCCGACGGTCCTGCACGCCGTTCCAGCGATGTTGGCTGCGATGAATGAACGACTCGACGACTACCCCGCGGACTTGAAGTCGGTCAATTGGGTGATCTCCGGCGGAGCTCCGCTGGACGCGGACATTGCCGAAACCTTTGCGTCTCATTGCGGTGGGTTGGTCGTGGAGGGCTTCGGGTTGTCTGAAGCTTCGCCGGTCACGCATGTCGGCGATCTTTACGCGGAGCCGTGCTATGGCACGATCGGTTTTCCGCTGCCCGAAACTCAATGCCGAATCGTCGATGAGCACGGCGGCCTCGACGACCTGGGGTGTGGCGTCGTCGGCGAAATGGTCGTCCGGGGACCGCAGGTGATGCTCGGGTATTGGCGAGACGCCGAACGCACGCAAGCTGCCATCGAAGATGGGTGGTTGCGCACCGGAGACTTGGCGAGCCGCGATCGGAGTGGTCGGTACACCATTGTGGGACGCAAGAAGGACTTGATTATTACGTCCGGATTCAATGTTTACCCGGTCGAAGTCGAAGCCGTATTGCAAACCGCCGACGGCGTTGCGGAAGCCGCCGTGGTCGGCCAGCCTGACGAACTTCGCGGCGAGGTGGTCAAAGCCATTGTCGTTCTCAAACCAGGAGCAACCTGGGATGAAAATGTGCTACGAGAGCATTGCAAAATGCATCTATCCAAACACAAGCAACCCCGCGTGTATGAGCAGTGCCAGGGTGAATTGCCCAAGAACTTTTTAGGGAAAGTCATCCGTAGAAAACTGCGAGAATCAGAGTCTGAGAATCTTCCCGGAGCAAGCTCATGA